TGCCCATGTCGGCGTCGCTGGGAAGGCCCACGGCCGTACCGTGGGCGCGGAGCGACAGCGTCGTGCATTTCTCCATGAGGGAGCGGAGCACCGGCGAATTAGACCGGGCAAAGGCGTTCCCCTCGCTTTCGGGCCCAAGCCCGACGCCGTCCATGACGACGAGCACCAGGGGCCCCCGGCGATTGATTTTACCGTTGAAGTGTAATTTTTTCATTAAGGGTTGACCTGTCCTATAGAGCCGTAGTGCGGGCCGGCGTGTAACCGGGAGCGCAGCCCGTCACAGGTAGCGGGCCTTGAATTCCTCTTCGGTGAGGAGCGGAACGAAATCCCGCGCGAAGACCTTCTCGAGCAGGAGGAGCACCTTGGCGTTCATCCCGTAGAGCAGAAAATCGATCTTTGCCTCGTCCGCGAGCTTGAGCGTGGTGATCAGGGTCGCGATGCCCGACGAGTTGATGGTGTCGATCCTGAGCATGTCGATCCCGATGGTGGACGGCGCGCTCTCGATGGTGGCCTGTACGGTATTGACCAGTTTCGCCTCGTCCGGGTATTCGAAAAGTCCCGAAAGGTGAATGATGCAAACCGTGCCTGCCCTGCTGGTACTGATATCCATGTATTTCTCCGTGCCCCGGTGCCGTTATGCGTTCATCACAACGTAACCGGATTTCTACTCCGTAAGTTGAAGATGCAGGGTAATTCGGTTTCCCCTGGCGTTCCACGCCGGGGTGCAAAACTTTTTGATGATCTTGATTCCCCGCCCCCTGATGGAGAGGTTGCCCTCTTCGTCCTTGTATACCCTGGGTGCGGTGGTATCGAAGCCGCTGCCTTCGTCCTCGATGGAAATATCCATGTGCGAATCTTTGAGCGTGACCAGCACCTTGATCTTCTTGGCGGGATCCCACCTGTTGCCGTGT
This window of the Spirochaetota bacterium genome carries:
- a CDS encoding ATP-binding protein, with translation MGLKQSQEILNKAFPSLKDSRKEIIELILDTISEYPFTFNLNRSELYLVIDEAITNAMEHGNRWDPAKKIKVLVTLKDSHMDISIEDEGSGFDTTAPRVYKDEEGNLSIRGRGIKIIKKFCTPAWNARGNRITLHLQLTE
- a CDS encoding anti-sigma factor antagonist, which codes for MDISTSRAGTVCIIHLSGLFEYPDEAKLVNTVQATIESAPSTIGIDMLRIDTINSSGIATLITTLKLADEAKIDFLLYGMNAKVLLLLEKVFARDFVPLLTEEEFKARYL